Proteins from a genomic interval of Euleptes europaea isolate rEulEur1 chromosome 18, rEulEur1.hap1, whole genome shotgun sequence:
- the NFATC2IP gene encoding NFATC2-interacting protein — MAETVGSCTSSDSEPEGPPKKPLPKRRRFFPGTAVRAVPVYSSKVQNSLQLFPESLKLPVQVPLVSSAPQGESDEKEEEAELVAVTPTKQEKRIQLPPPSPSPPPPAQLQKRYHGARILDQRLRNLKSTLSAVKKSLQEEGLGSDEDDVILIDSPEPSESQELVLKIRCRTDLYRVSVQMTDPLQRVVEHMGQTLKVHPSRILLLLRDRELAADATPRRLGLGVADIIDCVVETTSKESDNVGNLQLHVQGKDKSSHMEITVHKSEPLQTLMSRYRQAQGLGRRKLTFYFDGRRLADSWTPEELGMECGDVIEVWN, encoded by the exons ATGGCGGAGACG GTGGGTTCTTGCACCAGCAGCGACTCAGAGCCGGAGGGACCCCCCAAGAAGCCCCTTCCCAAGCGCCGTCGCTTCTTCCCCGGCACGGCCGTCCGGGCCGTCCCGGTCTACTCCAGTAAG GTTCAGAACAGCCTCCAACTGTTCCCTGAGTCTCTGAAGCTGCCGGTTCAAGTCCCGCTGGTGTCCTCCGCGCCCCAGGGCGAATCAgacgagaaggaggaggaagcagaattGGTGGCAGTGACTCCCACAAAGCAAGAAAAAAG GATTCAACTTCCACCACCGTCACCATCTCCTCCGCCTCCCGCACAGCTACAGAAACGGTACCACGGAGCCAG GATTCTTGACCAGAGACTCAGAAATCTGAAATCCACCCTCTCAGCTGTCAAGAAGAGCTTACAGGAGGAGGGTTTGGGTTCTGATGAGGATGACGTTATTCTTATTGACTCGCCTGAACCCTCAGAATCCCAGGAACTGGTCCTGAAGATCCGGTGCCGGACTGATCTCTACAGAGTCTCTGTTCAGATG ACAGACCCCCTCCAGCGGGTGGTGGAACATATGGGACAGACGCTGAAGGTTCATCCAAGCAGGATACTCCTCCTGCTCCGGGACCGTGAGCTTGCAGCTGACGCCACTCCCCGCAGGCTGGGCCTGGGGGTGGCTGATATCATTG ATTGTGTAGTAGAGACGACTAGCAAAGAGAGTGACAATGTGGGAAATTTGCAGCTGCACGTGCAAGGGAAAGACAAGAGCTCCCACATGGAGATCACGGTCCACAAG AGTGAGCCGTTGCAGACACTGATGAGTCGCTACCGTCAGGCCCAAGGACTCGGGAGACGCAAACTGACCTTCTATTTTGACGGGCGGCGTCTGGCAGACAGCTGGACCCCGGAAGAGTTGGGGATGGAGTGTGGCGACGTCATTGAAGTGTGGAACTAG
- the LOC130490449 gene encoding tyrosine-protein phosphatase non-receptor type substrate 1-like, with protein MRGSRAAFPWPLLLLLQSTWAVLKVEVPQSSIRALPLSDLRLSCNFSDPRPVTLTDLAVFWKRDQETVAKYLAGKFTATRPRAEMSDERLRAGDASLLLPRIQDADSGVYTCVVVFTPEKDEGSFDLKLEAEPHVALGSTKLQLGKRAALTCTASGFYPGNITVEWLKDGAVVEGPRTSLHHISPNGLYNASSVWELTPGLADSNANFSCRVRHQSLEGPLKEDFQIQLQALPSLQVFTFVSGDTLEVLRCLASGFYPQDVHIRWLRNGAPQPPTESLPQTLPNGTFSMQSVLWLQETDPRVSYICQVQHKVWDAPLELAAPWQPKGEGDGLPCPTPQRPQSSGTEVVPCSCSLTLTHSSPASATGTVAIWTWPVLVLGFALCLLGGVMLCLTYRKRKNKSYPDTKVNQNPESVNLNPASEEAISKTENDFAPSGTTTSM; from the exons ATGCGGGGCTCCCGCGCCGCCTTCCCGTGgcccctgctgctcctgctgcagTCTACCT GGGCAGTTCTGAAGGTGGAAGTGCCCCAGTCCTCGATCCGTGCCTTGCCTTTATCTGATCTACGGCTGTCGTGTAACTTCTCAGACCCAAGGCCCGTAACCCTGACTGACCTAGCTGTATTTTGGAAAAGAGACCAAGAGACAGTTGCCAAGTATTTGGCCGGAAAATTCACAGCAACAAGGCCCAGGGCAGAGATGTCCGACGAGCGGCTGCGGGCGGGCGATGCTTCCCTGCTTCTCCCACGGATCCAGGACGCCGATTCTGGGGTTTACAcgtgtgttgttgttttcacGCCTGAAAAAGACGAGGGAAGCTTTGacttgaagctggaag CTGAGCCACACGTAGCGCTCGGATCCACGAAGCTGCAACTTGGCAAGCGGGCGGCACTGACCTGCACGGCATCGGGTTTTTACCCCGGCAACATCACTGTGGAATGGCTGAAAGATGGGGCGGTGGTGGAAGGCCCCCGAACGTCCCTTCACCACATCAGTCCGAATGGCTTATACAATGCGAGCAGCGTCTGGGAACTCACGCCAGGCCTCGCCGACTCGAACGCCAACTTCTCATGCCGCGTCAGGCACCAATCGCTGGAAGGCCCGCTCAAAGAAGACTTCCAGATCCAATTGCAAG CTCTCCCAAGCCTTCAGGTTTTCACCTTTGTGTCAGGGGACACCCTCGAAGTGCTCCGGTGCCTGGCGAGTGGATTTTACCCCCAGGACGTTCACATTCGTTGGCTGCGAAACGGGGCGCCTCAACCGCCGACAGAATCTCTACCCCAGACGCTGCCTAACGGGACATTCTCCATGCAGAGCGTCCTCTGGCTCCAAGAGACGGACCCCAGAGTCAGCTACATCTGCCAGGTGCAACACAAAGTGTGGGATGCCccgctggagttggcagccccttGGCAACCGAAAGGGGAAGGTGATGGACTTCCTTGCCCTACACCCCAGCGCCCCCAGAGTTCAGGGACGGAAGTGGTGCCCTGTTCATGCTCACTCACACTGACCCATTCATCTCCAGCTTCTGCTACAGGGACCGTTGCTATTTGGACTTGGCCAGTGCTCGTGCTCGGGTTCGCGCTTTGCCTCCTAGGTGGAGTCATGCTGTGTTTGACTTATAGGAAAC GCAAGAATAAGTCATATCCAGATACCAAGGTCAATCAGAATCCTGAATCGGTCAATCTGAATCCTGCATCGGAAGAAGCCATATCGAAGACAGAAAACGACTTTGCCCCCAGCGGCACAACTACGTCGATGTGA